Within Bradymonas sediminis, the genomic segment TGCGGCGCAGTTTCTTGTGAAAGGTGATCGCGAAGCGATGCGCCTCGTCGCGCAGCCGCTCCAATAGGTACATCTCGGCGCTATTTTGTTTGAGCACGATGGGGTTTTTGCGCCCCGGCACAAAGACCCGCTCCGGGCTCGACGTGATCTCGTCGTCCTGGAAGCCGCTCTTATCGTTGCGCGCTTTGGCCAGCGAGATCAGCTCGACGTCGTGGATGCCGAGATCTTCGAAGACAGTCATGGCCTGGCCAAGCTGGCCCTTGCCGCCGTCGATGACCACCAGGTTGGGCATGTCGCCGTCTTCGTCGAGCGCGCGCTTGAAGCGGCGCATCAAGACCTCGCGCATGCTCGCGAAGTCATCCTGCTCGTGGACGGTGCGCATCTTATAGCGGCGGTATTCGCTCTTCTCGGGCTGGCCGCCGATGAAGGTGACCTGGCTTGCGACGATCTGTTTGCCCTGCATATTTGAGATGTCATAGCACTCGATGCGCTCGGGATAATGCTTTAAATCCAGGCGCTTCGCGAGCTTGTCGAGCAGGTCGGTGGCGCGGTCCTTCTTCTTATGCTCGTCCTCAAAGGAGTGCTTGGCGTTGGTCATCGCCACGTCGACCAGCGACTTTTTGGCGCCGCGCTGGGGCGTCTGGATATAGACACGCCGCCGAGCCAATTCACTGAAGATATCCTGATAGTGCTCGACCTCGCTCTCCTCGATCTCCATGGGCAACAGGATCTCTTGGGGCGGCTCGGTGCCCGAGTTATAATAGAGGTTCAAGAAGCTTGAGAGGACCTCGGCGTCGGGGAATTCCTGGTCCTGATAGCTAAACGAGCGCGCGCCCTCGAGCTTGCCGCCGCGCACGAAGAGCACCTGAATGGTGAGGCGGTCGCCCTCGCGGTAAAACCCGAAGGCGTCGCGGTCCACCCGCGGGCTGGTGACCGCGACCTGCTGCTGAAGCACGGTGTTGATCGCCTCGATCTGGTCACGAAAATGCGCCGCGATTTCGAACTCAAGTTCTTCACTCGCCGCGAGCATCTTGGCGGTGAGCCCGTCGACCAATTCGCTGCCGCGCCCCTCCAAAAAGAGGATCACCTCCTGGACATTTTGCATATATTCCTCGCGGTCCAGGGCGAAGACGCACGGCGCCGGGCAGCGCTTGATCTGGTATTGCAGGCAGGGGCGGCTGCGGTTGTTGAGCACCGAATCCGGGCAGGTGCGCAGCTTGAAATAGCGGTTGACGATATGCAGCGTGCGCCGCACCGAGCGGGCCGAATGATAGGGCCCAAAATAGTGCGCGCCGTCGTCTTTTCGCTTTCGCACGACCTCCACGCGCGGCCAGGTTTTCTTTAGATCGATGCGCAGCGACAGGTAGTTTTTGTCGTCTTTTAGCCGAATATTAAACTTCGGCTTATGCTCCTTGATGAGCGTATTTTCCAGCAGGATCGCTTCTTTTTCGTTGCCCGTGATGATGACGTCGATATCCCCCAGAATATAGGGGAGCCGGGCGACGAAATGGCGGGTGTCCCCGGAGGCGCGAAAATAGCTGCGCACCCGGTTTTTGAGGTCCTTTGCCTTGCCGATATACACGATCTTTGAGCGCTTATCGCGCATCAAATAGCAGCCGGGCTCATGGGGGATGAGCGCGATCTTTGCTTCGTAATCGAAAGTTTTCATTGGATCTTGGGTCGAGATTACCGTGTGAGGGCCGCCGAAGCAGGGCCGACGGTCACATCAAAAAGGCCAGGGCGACCGCCGCGACGATGAGCGCGACGGCCAGCCAGGTGACGACGCGCGCGATCTGTGCGCCGCGCGCAGAACTCTGAACATCTGGCGCGGTGGTGGCCGGGGCCGGCGCCATCCGCGACGCTGCCGCGAGCGCCGGCGTGCTCTTCGGCTTCCATTCGCCGCTGCCCTGAGCTCGCTTTAACTCGGTGGTGTGATCGGTCTGGAGTTTGGTGCGCATGCGGCGAAGCTTGCGCTCCCGCTGTTTGGACACGCTTAACTTCTCGAGGCCTGGGCCCTTTGGGTTGGTTGCCCCTGGAGGGGTGGGTTGCCCGAGCTCCTCTGGCGGCATCGGGATCGTGTCGCGCTGAACGGGCTGGGGGGTCACTTTAGGCGCGAAATCCTGGGTACTGAAGACATCTTCAAAGCTCAGCGAGTCCTCTCCCGGAAGCCCGTCTACCCAGCTCGTCTCATCGCGCCAGCGCCCGAGCACCTGGGCCATCTCCTGGGCGCTTTGAAATCGATCGTTTGGGTATTTCGCCATCGCACGATATACGATCTCGGCGAAGGCCGGGTCGATCGAAGATGGCATCGCAGGGATCGGCTCATTTTGATGCGCCGCGATGACCGAATAGGAGGTGTCT encodes:
- the uvrC gene encoding excinuclease ABC subunit UvrC, translating into MKTFDYEAKIALIPHEPGCYLMRDKRSKIVYIGKAKDLKNRVRSYFRASGDTRHFVARLPYILGDIDVIITGNEKEAILLENTLIKEHKPKFNIRLKDDKNYLSLRIDLKKTWPRVEVVRKRKDDGAHYFGPYHSARSVRRTLHIVNRYFKLRTCPDSVLNNRSRPCLQYQIKRCPAPCVFALDREEYMQNVQEVILFLEGRGSELVDGLTAKMLAASEELEFEIAAHFRDQIEAINTVLQQQVAVTSPRVDRDAFGFYREGDRLTIQVLFVRGGKLEGARSFSYQDQEFPDAEVLSSFLNLYYNSGTEPPQEILLPMEIEESEVEHYQDIFSELARRRVYIQTPQRGAKKSLVDVAMTNAKHSFEDEHKKKDRATDLLDKLAKRLDLKHYPERIECYDISNMQGKQIVASQVTFIGGQPEKSEYRRYKMRTVHEQDDFASMREVLMRRFKRALDEDGDMPNLVVIDGGKGQLGQAMTVFEDLGIHDVELISLAKARNDKSGFQDDEITSSPERVFVPGRKNPIVLKQNSAEMYLLERLRDEAHRFAITFHKKLRRKETLHSTLDDVPGVGPKTRKNLLRHFGSLKKVKGASPAELGEVDGVGEKMAEEIHAYFNGRAP